The Drosophila biarmipes strain raj3 chromosome 2L, RU_DBia_V1.1, whole genome shotgun sequence genome has a window encoding:
- the LOC108033745 gene encoding cingulin isoform X6: protein MDDLENSIYDCPCEKNFCPETDVSVNRQQMMLSQPELWTHRKTEASLRVLTTVMLHTWRQRRKEVRELQEVVQRLQYSSMKYKNELHVYGTLMRVEQKRNRELQVQLKQSAMSIDQVRSSCELLASSVRNLTTEKIQLQSDLEQRSQEYGQLEEMSGQTQKLLATAHIEQSNLRRQLTNEQRTSQHLQRENEGLIKEVVLAEGREAKYRQVRDWYHRELAEKEKQIRAQRRDISELEERLLTIRKKL from the exons ATGGATGATTTGGAAAACAGTATTTATGATTGCCCCTGcgaaaaaaacttttgcccaGAAACGGATGTTTCGGTGAATCGTCAGCAGATGATGCTATCGCAACCGGAACTCTGGACCCACCGGAAAACAGAGGCCAGCTTGAGGGTCTTGACCACGGTGATGCTGCACACTTGGCGTCAGCGCCGGAAGGAGGTTCGTGAACTTCAGGAGGTGGTCCAGCGTCTTCAATACAGC TCAATGAAGTACAAGAACGAACTGCACGTGTATGGCACTCTAATGCGAGTGGAGCAAAAAAGGAACAGGGAACTGCAAGTGCAGCTAAAGCAATCCGCGATGAGCATCGACCAGGTGAGGTCCTCCTGTGAACTACTCGCCTCTTCGGTCCGAAACCTAACAACCGAGAAAATTCAACTGCAATCAGATCTGGAACAACGATCACAGGAG TACGGCCAGCTGGAAGAGATGTCTGGCCAGACCCAGAAGTTGCTGGCCACCGCCCACATAGAGCAGTCCAATCTGCGAAGACAGCTGACGAACGAGCAGCGAACCAGCCAGCACCTGCAGCGTGAAAATGAAGGGCTTATCAAGGAAGTGGTCCTGGCAGAGGGCAGGGAGGCCAAGTATCGCCAGGTGAGGGACTGGTACCACCGAGAACTAGCGGAGAAGGAGAAACAAATTCGGGCTCAGCGGAGAGACATCTCCGAGCTGGAGGAGAGATTGCTAACCATCAGAAA gaaattatga
- the LOC108033745 gene encoding cingulin isoform X3: protein MDDLENSIYDCPCEKNFCPETDVSVNRQQMMLSQPELWTHRKTEASLRVLTTVMLHTWRQRRKEVRELQEVVQRLQYSSMKYKNELHVYGTLMRVEQKRNRELQVQLKQSAMSIDQVRSSCELLASSVRNLTTEKIQLQSDLEQRSQEYGQLEEMSGQTQKLLATAHIEQSNLRRQLTNEQRTSQHLQRENEGLIKEVVLAEGREAKYRQVRDWYHRELAEKEKQIRAQRRDISELEERLLTIRKIKPFGKIDPDSFQTETLVSVETDTMTNMARPIHFRNQ, encoded by the exons ATGGATGATTTGGAAAACAGTATTTATGATTGCCCCTGcgaaaaaaacttttgcccaGAAACGGATGTTTCGGTGAATCGTCAGCAGATGATGCTATCGCAACCGGAACTCTGGACCCACCGGAAAACAGAGGCCAGCTTGAGGGTCTTGACCACGGTGATGCTGCACACTTGGCGTCAGCGCCGGAAGGAGGTTCGTGAACTTCAGGAGGTGGTCCAGCGTCTTCAATACAGC TCAATGAAGTACAAGAACGAACTGCACGTGTATGGCACTCTAATGCGAGTGGAGCAAAAAAGGAACAGGGAACTGCAAGTGCAGCTAAAGCAATCCGCGATGAGCATCGACCAGGTGAGGTCCTCCTGTGAACTACTCGCCTCTTCGGTCCGAAACCTAACAACCGAGAAAATTCAACTGCAATCAGATCTGGAACAACGATCACAGGAG TACGGCCAGCTGGAAGAGATGTCTGGCCAGACCCAGAAGTTGCTGGCCACCGCCCACATAGAGCAGTCCAATCTGCGAAGACAGCTGACGAACGAGCAGCGAACCAGCCAGCACCTGCAGCGTGAAAATGAAGGGCTTATCAAGGAAGTGGTCCTGGCAGAGGGCAGGGAGGCCAAGTATCGCCAGGTGAGGGACTGGTACCACCGAGAACTAGCGGAGAAGGAGAAACAAATTCGGGCTCAGCGGAGAGACATCTCCGAGCTGGAGGAGAGATTGCTAACCATCAGAAA AATTAAACCTTTTGGAAAGATTGATCCTGATAGCTTTCAAACTGAGACACTAGTTTCTGTAGAAACAGACACAATGACAAATATGGCTAGACCGATTCATTTCCGAAATCAGTAG
- the LOC108033745 gene encoding cingulin isoform X4, with protein sequence MDDLENSIYDCPCEKNFCPETDVSVNRQQMMLSQPELWTHRKTEASLRVLTTVMLHTWRQRRKEVRELQEVVQRLQYSSMKYKNELHVYGTLMRVEQKRNRELQVQLKQSAMSIDQVRSSCELLASSVRNLTTEKIQLQSDLEQRSQEYGQLEEMSGQTQKLLATAHIEQSNLRRQLTNEQRTSQHLQRENEGLIKEVVLAEGREAKYRQVRDWYHRELAEKEKQIRAQRRDISELEERLLTIRNADANMGGLLAAALAAVAISSPDDCNETPPGRAH encoded by the exons ATGGATGATTTGGAAAACAGTATTTATGATTGCCCCTGcgaaaaaaacttttgcccaGAAACGGATGTTTCGGTGAATCGTCAGCAGATGATGCTATCGCAACCGGAACTCTGGACCCACCGGAAAACAGAGGCCAGCTTGAGGGTCTTGACCACGGTGATGCTGCACACTTGGCGTCAGCGCCGGAAGGAGGTTCGTGAACTTCAGGAGGTGGTCCAGCGTCTTCAATACAGC TCAATGAAGTACAAGAACGAACTGCACGTGTATGGCACTCTAATGCGAGTGGAGCAAAAAAGGAACAGGGAACTGCAAGTGCAGCTAAAGCAATCCGCGATGAGCATCGACCAGGTGAGGTCCTCCTGTGAACTACTCGCCTCTTCGGTCCGAAACCTAACAACCGAGAAAATTCAACTGCAATCAGATCTGGAACAACGATCACAGGAG TACGGCCAGCTGGAAGAGATGTCTGGCCAGACCCAGAAGTTGCTGGCCACCGCCCACATAGAGCAGTCCAATCTGCGAAGACAGCTGACGAACGAGCAGCGAACCAGCCAGCACCTGCAGCGTGAAAATGAAGGGCTTATCAAGGAAGTGGTCCTGGCAGAGGGCAGGGAGGCCAAGTATCGCCAGGTGAGGGACTGGTACCACCGAGAACTAGCGGAGAAGGAGAAACAAATTCGGGCTCAGCGGAGAGACATCTCCGAGCTGGAGGAGAGATTGCTAACCATCAGAAA tgcagaCGCAAATATGGGTGGACTCCTCGCAGCCGCATTAGCAGCTGTTGCCATCAGTTCTCCGGATGACTGCAATGAAACTCCTCCTGGTCGGGCCCACTAA
- the LOC108033745 gene encoding cingulin isoform X1, with product MDDLENSIYDCPCEKNFCPETDVSVNRQQMMLSQPELWTHRKTEASLRVLTTVMLHTWRQRRKEVRELQEVVQRLQYSSMKYKNELHVYGTLMRVEQKRNRELQVQLKQSAMSIDQVRSSCELLASSVRNLTTEKIQLQSDLEQRSQEYGQLEEMSGQTQKLLATAHIEQSNLRRQLTNEQRTSQHLQRENEGLIKEVVLAEGREAKYRQVRDWYHRELAEKEKQIRAQRRDISELEERLLTIRKQTGELEQLRESAERMTAQTEELRQELSRSRTSFFSVLGEPSSRLSLRRLHSHVLAPFQESQLWVKFRRYSSNVMYLFCLYMLPGMPVTRPRKK from the exons ATGGATGATTTGGAAAACAGTATTTATGATTGCCCCTGcgaaaaaaacttttgcccaGAAACGGATGTTTCGGTGAATCGTCAGCAGATGATGCTATCGCAACCGGAACTCTGGACCCACCGGAAAACAGAGGCCAGCTTGAGGGTCTTGACCACGGTGATGCTGCACACTTGGCGTCAGCGCCGGAAGGAGGTTCGTGAACTTCAGGAGGTGGTCCAGCGTCTTCAATACAGC TCAATGAAGTACAAGAACGAACTGCACGTGTATGGCACTCTAATGCGAGTGGAGCAAAAAAGGAACAGGGAACTGCAAGTGCAGCTAAAGCAATCCGCGATGAGCATCGACCAGGTGAGGTCCTCCTGTGAACTACTCGCCTCTTCGGTCCGAAACCTAACAACCGAGAAAATTCAACTGCAATCAGATCTGGAACAACGATCACAGGAG TACGGCCAGCTGGAAGAGATGTCTGGCCAGACCCAGAAGTTGCTGGCCACCGCCCACATAGAGCAGTCCAATCTGCGAAGACAGCTGACGAACGAGCAGCGAACCAGCCAGCACCTGCAGCGTGAAAATGAAGGGCTTATCAAGGAAGTGGTCCTGGCAGAGGGCAGGGAGGCCAAGTATCGCCAGGTGAGGGACTGGTACCACCGAGAACTAGCGGAGAAGGAGAAACAAATTCGGGCTCAGCGGAGAGACATCTCCGAGCTGGAGGAGAGATTGCTAACCATCAGAAA GCAAACTGGTGAGCTTGAACAACTGCGTGAAAGTGCTGAACGCATGACGGCCCAAACTGAAGAATTGCGCCAGGAATTAAGCCGTTCCCGCACCAGCTTCTTCAGCGTCCTTGGGGAACCTAGTAGCCGCCTTAGTCTCAGACGCCTCCACAGTCATGTGCTTGCCCCCTTCCAGGAGAGCCAACTGTGGGTCAAGTTTCGCCGATACTCGTCTAATGTGATGTATTTGTTCTGTTTATATATGCTGCCCGGTATGCCAGTAACCCGTCCACGCAagaaatag
- the LOC108033745 gene encoding cingulin isoform X2, with translation MDDLENSIYDCPCEKNFCPETDVSVNRQQMMLSQPELWTHRKTEASLRVLTTVMLHTWRQRRKEVRELQEVVQRLQYSSMKYKNELHVYGTLMRVEQKRNRELQVQLKQSAMSIDQVRSSCELLASSVRNLTTEKIQLQSDLEQRSQEYGQLEEMSGQTQKLLATAHIEQSNLRRQLTNEQRTSQHLQRENEGLIKEVVLAEGREAKYRQVRDWYHRELAEKEKQIRAQRRDISELEERLLTIRKQTGELEQLRESAERMTAQTEELRQELSRSRTSFFSVLGEPSSRLSLRRLHSHVLAPFQESQLWVKFRRYSSNVMYLFCLYMLPGVRR, from the exons ATGGATGATTTGGAAAACAGTATTTATGATTGCCCCTGcgaaaaaaacttttgcccaGAAACGGATGTTTCGGTGAATCGTCAGCAGATGATGCTATCGCAACCGGAACTCTGGACCCACCGGAAAACAGAGGCCAGCTTGAGGGTCTTGACCACGGTGATGCTGCACACTTGGCGTCAGCGCCGGAAGGAGGTTCGTGAACTTCAGGAGGTGGTCCAGCGTCTTCAATACAGC TCAATGAAGTACAAGAACGAACTGCACGTGTATGGCACTCTAATGCGAGTGGAGCAAAAAAGGAACAGGGAACTGCAAGTGCAGCTAAAGCAATCCGCGATGAGCATCGACCAGGTGAGGTCCTCCTGTGAACTACTCGCCTCTTCGGTCCGAAACCTAACAACCGAGAAAATTCAACTGCAATCAGATCTGGAACAACGATCACAGGAG TACGGCCAGCTGGAAGAGATGTCTGGCCAGACCCAGAAGTTGCTGGCCACCGCCCACATAGAGCAGTCCAATCTGCGAAGACAGCTGACGAACGAGCAGCGAACCAGCCAGCACCTGCAGCGTGAAAATGAAGGGCTTATCAAGGAAGTGGTCCTGGCAGAGGGCAGGGAGGCCAAGTATCGCCAGGTGAGGGACTGGTACCACCGAGAACTAGCGGAGAAGGAGAAACAAATTCGGGCTCAGCGGAGAGACATCTCCGAGCTGGAGGAGAGATTGCTAACCATCAGAAA GCAAACTGGTGAGCTTGAACAACTGCGTGAAAGTGCTGAACGCATGACGGCCCAAACTGAAGAATTGCGCCAGGAATTAAGCCGTTCCCGCACCAGCTTCTTCAGCGTCCTTGGGGAACCTAGTAGCCGCCTTAGTCTCAGACGCCTCCACAGTCATGTGCTTGCCCCCTTCCAGGAGAGCCAACTGTGGGTCAAGTTTCGCCGATACTCGTCTAATGTGATGTATTTGTTCTGTTTATATATGCTGCCCG GAGTTCGGAGGTGA
- the LOC108033745 gene encoding uncharacterized protein LOC108033745 isoform X7: MDDLENSIYDCPCEKNFCPETDVSVNRQQMMLSQPELWTHRKTEASLRVLTTVMLHTWRQRRKEVRELQEVVQRLQYSSMKYKNELHVYGTLMRVEQKRNRELQVQLKQSAMSIDQVRSSCELLASSVRNLTTEKIQLQSDLEQRSQEVKIPFFSVRPAGRDVWPDPEVAGHRPHRAVQSAKTADERAANQPAPAA, from the exons ATGGATGATTTGGAAAACAGTATTTATGATTGCCCCTGcgaaaaaaacttttgcccaGAAACGGATGTTTCGGTGAATCGTCAGCAGATGATGCTATCGCAACCGGAACTCTGGACCCACCGGAAAACAGAGGCCAGCTTGAGGGTCTTGACCACGGTGATGCTGCACACTTGGCGTCAGCGCCGGAAGGAGGTTCGTGAACTTCAGGAGGTGGTCCAGCGTCTTCAATACAGC TCAATGAAGTACAAGAACGAACTGCACGTGTATGGCACTCTAATGCGAGTGGAGCAAAAAAGGAACAGGGAACTGCAAGTGCAGCTAAAGCAATCCGCGATGAGCATCGACCAGGTGAGGTCCTCCTGTGAACTACTCGCCTCTTCGGTCCGAAACCTAACAACCGAGAAAATTCAACTGCAATCAGATCTGGAACAACGATCACAGGAG GTAAAAATACCCTTTTTTTCAGTACGGCCAGCTGGAAGAGATGTCTGGCCAGACCCAGAAGTTGCTGGCCACCGCCCACATAGAGCAGTCCAATCTGCGAAGACAGCTGACGAACGAGCAGCGAACCAGCCAGCACCTGCAGCGTGA
- the LOC108033745 gene encoding cingulin isoform X5: MDDLENSIYDCPCEKNFCPETDVSVNRQQMMLSQPELWTHRKTEASLRVLTTVMLHTWRQRRKEVRELQEVVQRLQYSSMKYKNELHVYGTLMRVEQKRNRELQVQLKQSAMSIDQVRSSCELLASSVRNLTTEKIQLQSDLEQRSQEYGQLEEMSGQTQKLLATAHIEQSNLRRQLTNEQRTSQHLQRENEGLIKEVVLAEGREAKYRQVRDWYHRELAEKEKQIRAQRRDISELEERLLTIRKLCTVLNPSHKRTMRAEKRE; this comes from the exons ATGGATGATTTGGAAAACAGTATTTATGATTGCCCCTGcgaaaaaaacttttgcccaGAAACGGATGTTTCGGTGAATCGTCAGCAGATGATGCTATCGCAACCGGAACTCTGGACCCACCGGAAAACAGAGGCCAGCTTGAGGGTCTTGACCACGGTGATGCTGCACACTTGGCGTCAGCGCCGGAAGGAGGTTCGTGAACTTCAGGAGGTGGTCCAGCGTCTTCAATACAGC TCAATGAAGTACAAGAACGAACTGCACGTGTATGGCACTCTAATGCGAGTGGAGCAAAAAAGGAACAGGGAACTGCAAGTGCAGCTAAAGCAATCCGCGATGAGCATCGACCAGGTGAGGTCCTCCTGTGAACTACTCGCCTCTTCGGTCCGAAACCTAACAACCGAGAAAATTCAACTGCAATCAGATCTGGAACAACGATCACAGGAG TACGGCCAGCTGGAAGAGATGTCTGGCCAGACCCAGAAGTTGCTGGCCACCGCCCACATAGAGCAGTCCAATCTGCGAAGACAGCTGACGAACGAGCAGCGAACCAGCCAGCACCTGCAGCGTGAAAATGAAGGGCTTATCAAGGAAGTGGTCCTGGCAGAGGGCAGGGAGGCCAAGTATCGCCAGGTGAGGGACTGGTACCACCGAGAACTAGCGGAGAAGGAGAAACAAATTCGGGCTCAGCGGAGAGACATCTCCGAGCTGGAGGAGAGATTGCTAACCATCAGAAA GCTGTGCACAGTTTTGAACCCATCACACAAACGAACAATGAGAGCCGAAAAG
- the LOC108033238 gene encoding inactive CLIP domain-containing serine protease A8 has translation MIRVISRQCMCVNMHHLRVYNTNHSVLSANRSGEGSMGRYWAIGALLLGCFLMSNACNYRCAPREHCEEESPIFDYRSKQCVAPEICCAIMRQNIYAPPTSSYLTRQDPPGSYAQTVQGGTPSAKRSGGPERLQPNGPQEPVSGQSGVKSSYGGASPPSFTPGGGYPTNDLNGAGNYNTPQEPVSGPSGVKSTYGGASPPSFTPGGGYPTNDLNGAGNYNTPQEPVSGPSGVKSTYGGASPPSFTPGGGYPTNELNGAGNYNTPRRDPTLPGGNSQPSTAGAGSQNYPEGMEQGQQCGRSNENGLQMMQGISQDHARPGQYPWAVALVMQKSYLAGGSLIRPGVVLTAAHRVVDKQPGELLVRAGDWDLKSNEEEFKAEQREVARIKIHEGFKFSSGANNLALLFLKTDFQLSDHIRTICLPDSRKSFEQRRCIVAGWGKIAFQDASFSSILKKLELPVLDRRTCQQQLRQTKMGRNYQLPESLICAGGEPNRDACSGDGGSALFCSVGGKNSGVFEQAGIVNWGLECGQAGVPATYTDVAMFKYWIDENLLPFRYRSPIRF, from the exons ATGATAAGAGTAATCAGTCGCCAATGTATGTGTGTAAACATGCATCATCTGAGAGTATATAACACTAATCACTCGGTTTTGTCTGCCAATCGTTCTGGTGAAGGAAGCATGGGACGTTACTGGGCAATCGGAGCTCTTCTCTTGGGCTGCTTTCTTATGAGCAATGCCTGCAACTATCGCTGTGCCCCTCGGGAGCATTGTGAGGAAGAGTCGCCTATATTTGATTACCGGTCGAAACAATGCGTCGCCCCTGAAATCTGCTGTGCAATCATGAGACAG AATATTTACGCACCACCAACCAGTTCGTACCTGACAAGGCAAGACCCTCCAGGATCGTATGCTCAAACGGTCCAGGGTGGTACTCCATCAGCCAAGAGATCAGGCGGGCCAGAAAGACTTCAGCCAAATGGCCCTCAAGAGCCTGTTTCAGGTCAAAGCGGTGTAAAATCAAGCTACGGAGGAGCTAGTCCACCATCTTTTACTCCAGGTGGCGGATATCCAACCAATGATCTGAATGGAGCCGGAAACTATAACACACCTCAAGAGCCTGTTTCAGGTCCAAGCGGTGTAAAATCAACCTACGGAGGAGCTAGTCCACCATCTTTTACTCCAGGTGGCGGATATCCAACCAATGATCTGAATGGCGCCGGAAACTATAACACACCTCAAGAGCCTGTTTCAGGTCCAAGCGGTGTAAAATCAACCTACGGAGGAGCTAGTCCACCATCTTTTACTCCAGGTGGCGGATATCCAACCAATGAACTGAATGGAGCCGGAAACTATAACACACCAAGAAGGGACCCAACCTTACCCGGTGGCAACTCACAACCGTCGACGGCAGGTGCGGGGTCCCAAAATTATCCTGAAGGAATGGAACAGGGTCAACAGTGCGGGAGGAGCAACGAAAATGGCTTGCAAATGATGCAAGGAATTTCCCAGGATCACGCCAGGCCTGGACAGTATCCTTGGGCTGTGGCTCTGGTGATGCAGAAAAGCTACTTGGCAGGCGGGTCCTTGATTCGCCCAGGAGTGGTTCTAACAGCAGCTCACCGAGTGGTAGACAAACAACCAGGAGAGCTTCTGGTCAGGGCTGGCGACTGGGACCTGAAGTCCAACGAAGAGGAATTTAAGGCCGAGCAGCGCGAAGTGGCGAGAATCAAGATCCATGAAGGATTCAAATTTTCCTCAGGTGCCAACAACTTGGCGCTTCTCTTCCTGAAAACGGACTTCCAATTGTCGGACCACATCAGAACCATCTGTTTGCCTGACTCAAGAAAATCATTCGAGCAACGCCGCTGCATAGTGGCTGGTTGGGGAAAGATTGCTTTCCAGGATGCAAGCTTTTCGAGCATTCTGAAGAAATTGGAGTTGCCCGTGCTGGACAGAAGGACATGTCAACAACAACTGAGGCAAACCAAAATGGGCCGCAACTATCAGCTTCCCGAAAGCCTAATTTGCGCCGGAGGCGAACCTAACCGGGATGCTTGCTCTGGAGATGGCGGATCTGCCCTCTTCTGCTCCGTCGGAGGAAAGAACTCGGGTGTCTTCGAGCAGGCTGGCATTGTGAACTGGGGCCTAGAGTGTGGGCAGGCGGGCGTACCCGCAACCTATACAGATGTGGCGATGTTCAAGTACTGGATTGACGAGAACCTGCTGCCCTTCAGGTACAGGAGCCCCATCCGATTTTAG
- the LOC108033746 gene encoding phenoloxidase-activating factor 2 has translation MVPFWAVEIVFLASVILSEACNYCVPRYQCKTVHPTNYNSSFACAYNNHCCNELKETLPEIKITPWPPVRNQPSAPSQEPGLSNPDGLGMTKYVTEDQSKPSEFPWVVALFKENQYFSVGSLVSAGVVLTAAHGVSHLIPGQICVRAGEWDFKSTTAETRDVERIVSHENFDYMSGANNLALLFLKTPFKLEDHIRTIWFPVSQKQFEERRCTAAGWGINTSQVQSRVMKKVELPILNRNTCQDQLRRTILGSGYNLPQSLICAGGITGQVACPVDGGSPLFCSVDANKPHGYEQVGIASWSIDCALRGVPEIFTDVTMFKEWISEKIQF, from the exons ATGGTACCATTTTGGGCAGtagaaattgtttttttggCCAGCGTGATTTTAAGTGAAGCCTGTAATTACTGCGTTCCAAGATATCAGTGTAAAACAGTCCACCCAACAAATTACAATTCTTCATTTGCTTGTGCCTATAATAATCACTGTTGTAATGAACTTAAAGAGACG TTGCCAGAAATTAAAATCACGCCCTGGCCACCAGTACGTAATCAGCCATCAGCTCCTTCCCAAGAGCCCGGCTTGAGTAACCCCGACGGATTAGGTATGACGAAATATGTCACCGAAGACCAATCAAAACCTAGCGAATTTCCCTGGGTTGTGGCTTTGTTCAAGGAAAATCAGTACTTCTCGGTAGGCTCCCTAGTTTCTGCAGGAGTTGTCCTAACAGCAGCTCACGGCGTGTCGCATCTGATACCAGGCCAAATTTGTGTCAGAGCTGGCGAGTGGGACTTCAAATCCACAACAGCTGAGACACGCGATGTGGAAAGGATCGTGAGCCACGAAAACTTTGATTATATGAGCGGTGCCAATAACTTGGCGCTTCTCTTCCTTAAAACCCCGTTCAAGTTAGAGGACCACATTAGAACCATCTGGTTTCCTGTCTCACAAAAGCAGTTCGAAGAACGTCGCTGCACGGCAGCCGGTTGGGGAATTAACACGTCCCAGGTTCAGTCCAGAGTCATGAAAAAAGTGGAGCTACCTATTTTGAACAGAAACACATGTCAGGATCAGCTGAGAAGGACCATATTGGGCTCGGGCTATAATCTGCCGCAGAGTCTAATTTGCGCCGGAGGTATAACTGGTCAGGTGGCCTGCCCTGTCGATGGAGGATCTCCCTTGTTCTGCTCCGTCGATGCGAACAAACCACATGGCTACGAGCAGGTGGGCATCGCGAGCTGGAGCATAGATTGTGCGCTGAGGGGTGTTCCCGAAATCTTCACGGATGTTACGATGTTCAAGGAGTGGATTTCAGAGAAGATACAATTCTGA
- the LOC108033744 gene encoding protein bicaudal D: MSGASSTDNGPSQGQSVQDLQMEVERLTRELDQVSSASAQSAQYGLSLLEEKSALQHKCEELETLYDNTRHELDITQEALTKFQTSQKVTNKTGIEQEDALLNESAARETSLNLQICDLENELKQLRHELERVRNERDRMLQENSDFGRDKSDNEADRLRLKAELKDLKFRETRMLSEYSELEEENISLQKQVSNLRSSQVEFEGAKHEIRRLTEEVELLNQQVDELANLKKIAEKQMEEALEALQGEREAKYALKKELDGHLNRESMYHISNLAYSIRSNMEDNASNNSDGEEENLALKRLEADLSTELKSPDGTKCDLFSEIHLNELKKLEKQLESMESEKTHLTANLREAQTSLDKSQNELQNFMSRLALLAAHVDALVQLKKQIDVKEQGKDSDQKKDELEQQLRALISQYANWFTLSAKEIDGLKTDISELQKGLNYTDATTTLRNEVTNLKNKLLATEQKSLDLQSDVQTLTHISQNAGQSLGSARSTLVALSDDLAQLYHLVCTVNGETPTRVLLDHKSDDMSFENDSLTAIQSQFKSDVFIAKPQIVEDLQGLADSVEIKKYVDTVSDQIKYLKTAVEHTIDLNKHKVRSEGGDALEKVNTEEMEELQEQIVKLKSLLSVKREQIGTLRNVLKSNKQTAEVALTNLKSKYENEKIIVSDTMSKLRNELRLLKEDAATFSSLRAMFAARCEEYVTQVDDLNRQLEAAEEEKKTLNQLLRLAVQQKLALTQRLEEMEMDREMRHVRRPMPAQRGTSGKSSFSTRPSSRNPASSNANPF; encoded by the exons GCCCTGACGAAGTTCCAAACCTCACAGAAGGTGACCAACAAGACGGGAATCGAACAGGAGGACGCCCTGCTGAATGAATCCGCTGCCAGGGAGACATCGCTCAATCTCCAGATTTGTGATCTGGAAAACGAGCTCAAACAGCTGCGCCATGAGTTGGAAAGGGTTCGCAACGAGCGCGACAGGATGCTGCAGGAGAACTCCGATTTCGGGCGGGACAAGAGTGACAACGAGGCGGACCGCCTGCGTCTCAAGGCCGAGCTAAAGGACCTCAAGTTTCGCGAGACGCGAATGCTCAGCGAGTACTCGGAACTGGAGGAGGAGAACATATCGCTGCAGAAGCAGGTCTCCAATCTGCGCAGCTCGCAG GTGGAATTTGAAGGTGCCAAACATGAGATCCGTCGACTCACTGAAGAAGTTGAGCTTTTGAATCAACAAGTCGATGAGCTGGCGAATCTGAAGAAGATTGCTGAGAAGCAAATGGAGGAGGCGCTAGAGGCTCTGCAG GGTGAACGCGAGGCGAAGTACGCTTTGAAGAAGGAGCTGGATGGTCACTTGAACCGCGAGTCCATGTATCACATCAGCAATCTGGCCTACAGCATACGCAGCAACATGGAGGACAACGCCAGCAACAACTCGGATGGTGAGGAGGAGAATCTGGCTCTGAAGCGCCTGGAGGCGGACCTTAGCACCGAGCTAAAATCCCCCGACGGCACCAAGTGCGATCTCTTCTCGGAGATACATCTGaacgaattaaaaaaactGGAGAAGCAGCTGGAGAGCATGGAGAGCGAGAAGACCCACCTGACGGCCAACTTAAGGGAGGCGCAGACGAGTCTGGACAAGTCACAAAACGAGCTGCAGAACTTCATGTCTCGCTTGGCTCTTCTTGCGGCCCATGTCGATGCTCTAGTTCAGCTAAAGAAGCAAATCGACGTAAAAGAGCAGGGCAAGGATAGCGACCAGAAGAAGGATGAGCTGGAGCAGCAACTGCGAGCTCTGATCTCGCAGTATGCTAACTGGTTCACTCTCTCAGCCAAGGAGATCGATGGCCTTAAGACTGACATTTCCGAGCTGCAAAAGGGCCTCAACTACACGGACGCCACCACTACGCTGCGCAACGAGGTGACCAACCTGAAGAACAAGCTTCTGGCCACGGAGCAAAAGTCCCTGGACTTGCAGAGCGATGTTCAAACTCTCACGCACATCTCGCAGAACGCTGGCCAAAGTCTGGGCTCAGCCCGCAGTACTTTGGTGGCCTTAAGCGACGACCTGGCCCAGCTGTATCACCTTGTGTGCACCGTCAATGGAGAAACGCCAACGCGTGTCCTGCTTGATCACAAGAGCGACGATATGAG TTTCGAAAACGATTCTCTGACTGCCATCCAGTCGCAATTCAAATCGGATGTTTTTATTGCCAAACCTCAGATCGTCGAAGATCTGCAAGGCTTGGCTGATTCCGTGGAGATCAAGAAGTACGTGGATACAGTCAGCGATCAGATCAAGTATCTGAAGACTGCTGTGGAGCACACCATCGATCTGAACAAACACAAAGTGCGCTCAGAGGGTGGGGATG ctCTGGAGAAGGTCAACACCGAGGAGATGGAGGAACTGCAGGAGCAGATAGTCAAGCTGAAGAGCCTGCTGTCCGTGAAGCGCGAACAGATCGGAACTCTGCGCAACGTGCTCAagtcaaacaaacaaaccgCCGAGGTGGCTCTCACCAATCTCAAGTCCAAGTACGAGAACGAGAAGATCATTGTCAGCGACACCATGTCCAAGCTGCGTAACGAACTCAGGCTTCTCAAGGAGGATGCAGCCACCTTCTCAA GTCTGCGTGCCATGTTCGCCGCTCGCTGCGAGGAGTATGTGACCCAGGTGGATGATCTCAACCGCCAGCTAGAAGCTGCTGAGGAGGAGAAGAAGACATTGAACCAGTTACTCCGATTGGCTGTCCAGCAGAAGCTGGCACTCACCCAGCGACTGGAGGAGATGGAAATGGATCG CGAAATGCGACACGTCCGTCGCCCGATGCCCGCCCAGCGCGGCACCAGCGGCAAGTCCTCCTTCAGCACGAGGCCTTCGAGCAGGAATCCAGCGAGCAGCAACGCCAACCCATTCTAA